The window TTTTAgatttaaactaaaaaaaaagaaatattctttttttgcatttgaATATTCTTGCCCACCTTGAAGTGGTTCCTCGACTTGTTCTATGACAATGCAACTGGCTAAGTCCTCTTGTTCTTTTAGAACTTTTGTTGGTTAGAGGTTGTTTTCCGCAATCTTCATAATGGAAAGCTTTCAAGTCCTCTTGTTTTCCGCCTATAAATTGGAGTTCTTGTATTGCCTCTGCAATTAAGATGAACGTGAAATGGTGTACAATGACTCTTTCAACCCATCCTTAATAACTGAGCTTTCAAGTAGTGATTACTTGTCCATTTACCGTTTGCATGAGCATGAGGATCCTGTATGCATGAGATAATTAACTATGAAAAGCTTTCTGAATATTTCTTGTATTACTAGATACGCCATAGTTTGCGACTTGAAGAGCCATTCAGCAATTGAAAGACTTAGGAGGTATTGGCATATTCTTGTAAATTAGTTGAAGATCGttttaatgtaattcatttcctagtcattataattttttttttttatgatcattaTGATTGCAGAATCAAAGACATAGCTCCTTCCAAGGTACGGAATATTTGTGGTTCTGTTTTGTCAGTTCAGTATTGCTGAATAATACCGTAGGCCTGAGAATATCATGTCACATCCTTGAAGTAGAAAAGTGATAATCTAAGAAAGTCATGCAGTTCAGAATCAGTCTTCCATCTAGAACACCTCTGCAGCAAGATCCTTCGATCATGTCATCTTTTGTGTGATTAATGCTTCTTGCTATCACATGTGATTGTGCAGCCTCTTAGTATATTGTGTCACTCCTTCCACGACATAGATACATACACAATGGGATTCCCGCGTGGTGATGATTCAGGACATATGAATATATTTCGAGCTGTGAAACATTGCTTACCTGGTCCTGTAAGTTTCTCACTTTATAATGTTCTTTCTCTTTGAGGAAGCCAAGGTTCATGCTGTTGGCATGTTAAATCAATGTATTTGACACGATGCAGAAAAGACAGGGGAACCTGAAAAATTGATTGTACATTATCATTTAGTTTGCTTTTGCCTGTGGATCTCCTACTTATGTGAAGGAGGAAGTAGCATTGTTTTATTCAGCTTTTTAACCCTTGGTAATAAGTTAAACAgcaaaaatgaattgactaccGATCATTGAGTTTCTTTGTTTTGTACATGGTATAGGAATATCACTATGAAATGTAACATTTCTTTTGTATTCTGGATGGCTGCTTGTTACTGTGGCTTTTTAACCCTGGGGACAACAGATCTGTCAGACATTGttatatgaattttttggtGCCCAACTCTGTTaagaaatttttcattttgcagtATACTTTCATTTTAACTGCAAGCAAAGAGTTGCCAAAGCAATGCACTAGGTATGGGACTACAGCTGCCAAATATGCTCACAGGAAAAGTGTTGGCGTCCGAATTCCTGATGATGCCATATGTCAAGCTATATTAGAGAGGATGGATTCACCCTTAATTTCCACCAGgttgaaatttttgtgtatGTTCATGTTGTGTATCATGCTATGGATGGCAAGCATATCTATACAAATTAAGAAATATCCCTTACTGGTTATCCTGCTTTCTAGTGTCAAAGGGCCAAAAGATGACGAGTGGATGATAGATCCAGTTGTCATAGCGGATAGTTATGGACCAGAGGTATGTCTTTTTTCTAGTAAGTTGGATTTGCTGACTAGTTGagattcatttttcttgttcaTCACAAAACTGGCACTCTGAACTGAACTTTAGCCATGCCTGTGCATTAAACAAATGTATGAATTTCTGCTGGAGAATATTGACTGTTTTCAGAACAATTACTTGGATGAGGTGCTTCTTCTTAATCTTTGATCCCTTGTCCAGCTTGTGAGTTATGAACTAAAGGATTTGAACAGTTTGACAGAAAATGAATAGGTTCTGAATTAATTTTTCATGCATCCCCCTTTTACATGTTTGTCCTAAAATCCAGCTATTTAACTCCTTTTACACGGAAATCCTTGAAAATCTGCATTTGGATGCATTATTGTGGTCGTATTTGCTCAGATTGTAGAGAAAGAgactaatctcaaattttggTACATGCGTTAGTCATCTATCTGTGGGATCAATAGAGACAAAAATGATGTTTTctgtgttctttttcttttgttccttatTGCATGCGTGATCAGGGCCTTGACTTTGTGGTTGATGGAGGCATCAGGGTGGCTGACCCATCTACTGTGGTTGATATGACAGGACATTACCCGAAAATCCTACGGCAAGGGAAGGTAGGCTGCTATCAGCATCATTTTGGGTCCGTATGTGCATAAATAGTAGCATCATATAAGAGTTTGGAAGGAACTATCTCTTAAGCGATTGCTTGTGTAATATGTAATGATTTACAGCCCGAGACATCAGGTGACTTACCTTCTCTTTAACCGTATGCTGTAGGTTAAATGTTCTGCACAGATGACTTAGTAAAAATGGGTAAATAATAGTAAGCGTGTTCCTGTTCATAGTGACATCACAATTGACAACAAAGCTTTAGTCGAGCTAGCTAAGAAGAAAGTGACTGTCAGCTGTCGCCGCTTTCTGGGTATAGACCAATTCTCTGATGATTGGGTGTTGTGAAATAATTTTAGGGACCTAAATTACCCTGGATGGTGgctgaagatgatgaggatctCATTGCTGGCGCTACTTGATCTGTGCAACTTGACCGACGGTCTGTATAGGTCCTAATGCACACCGGGGCCATCAGGAGTCCTGATCATGTGTAGAGAGGAGGCCTCTATTGTATAGGGAGACCGAAGCAACAAATCTATGATTGCTGGTGTAAGCGAGAAGAACGACCGCGATTGTAAATATTGTTTAACCACAAACAGCTGTCCTTAAAAGGGTATTTCGATCCTTTGACTTTTTGTCCAAAGCATGCATCTTCGCCGGTGTTCCGGCCATTCATGGAAAGCGAGAAGGAGGCAGAGAATCATGCGCgaacaaagaagaaatttctatgattatattttatttccttctctctctctcccctgccGACCACCGCGGGTTCTTGTCACTCGCGTCATCCCTTCAGTCAGCAGTAGTTATATTCGTTCGCCATTGAAGACCCCCTCACACTACTCTTCTCTACCTAATCCACAAGACAATGAATGAATGGAGCTGAGCTGGTTAAGCTTACGTGCACAAATGAAAGAAGCTCAAGGCATGGGCACGCGGCATCAATCATGATGAGCCGAGTACTTCGGTGGATAATATAACCCTTCGATAACACAATCAGCAATCGATTCTCCACGGCCTGCTTCATTGGCTGAATGTCACATCATGGTAAACCCTTGCCCTAACTAACTACTTGAAAAATCActcgaaaattaatttaatggaTCAAAGGGCAGGTGATCACTCCCCATCACGATGTTCCGCATATTGTTCGGCGAAATTAGGGAGTGGGACCGTTTGCGTGGTTGACTTAGCTATGAAGTTTCATGATCCCAGAATTTAAccggaaaaaaaagaggagttGTCTTGCAATATTAACTTAATTTGATGCTGGGGATGATCGCATTAGGGGtcacatttaaaataaatgGAATTATTAAAATTGGCTCATGAGCGGGGAGCAAAACGATGTTTATAAAATTGTCTTGCTAAGTCTATAGAGTGCTCGAACGTGGTTGATTCGTTCTTACCCGCGTGTCGCCAAAATTTGTCGGACCAGTTCCAGTCTCCCTGCCGTTGCTCTTTATTCAAAAGCTTCATAAATGATGATGGCGCAAGAATATTCTTAGGAGCGCCGTTACCACGATGCTTCCTGGCTGGACTTGAGGTTCAGTGGAGACCAAGCGCTCGGTTCAAAAGAAGACGGCCATGTTAGGTTGATTTTCGAGGTCATTTGTTGAAGTTCCAAGTTGCTTTTTAGTATTTAAAGTTTTAATTGTACTAGATAGAAAAGAGCTACTTGGGCGGCGTTAATAGATGAGAAAAATTTAGGTGGCTAGAACTTTCTATGGGAattcataattcatatttatttttgaaagttcaaaaaaatatattctgaCTTCAACTATACTGTCCATCAAACGTTCCATGAGTTAAAAGCCTggaaaatttaaccaaaatttgCCATCTCATCATTGCTGAAAGCTAAAATTACACCTTATAACGTGGATACCCTAGCATTCGCAAGTTATGTTCACGTCTATCAGGTAGGTCTATCTCAAAACACTTTAGATGGGCGAGCGAAGCGAAACAATGATTGTAAACCAAGAATGTCTCTAATAATACTTATTTAGTCTTcgtaaaattttgattagttGACCTCGACTAGGTGCACATGATGGCAAACCGGCCATGATGCCCTTAGCTGTCCATAGGCCATAACAATATAAAACCTTCTATAGTTTTCATTTCCATCTCTCTTCCGATGACCGAATCAGCATATAAAACCGACGAGATAGAGGCTGATGCCATTGgcatataaattaaaaatcagaaacgaatttttctaattcaaacgagagggaaaaaaaaacaatacttAGACCAAATCCGAGTGAACAAGAAGCCCAGAAAGAAGACAAGTGCTTCAAGCAAGGGACTGAGGAAGGCACTTGACTATTCAAACCACATGCCAAGTAATTAAATGAGTATAATTAAATGGCTAAGTGGAGCTTTTTATATATCTCTTTCGGATGCTTAGACCAAGAGGGCAACTTGTCCATGCATGCACATACAGACACGCCACATCCTGAGACTCGTTATAAATGCGTGCGAAGAAGTCGTGTTGTTGGGTCCAGAAGAAAACGTTGTAGGGAAAGAAGACAGGAGCTTCTTGCTTCTTTGGGTGGTTGGTGAGGGAAGAATTTTGCAAACTAGAGGGGAAGGACATGGAGAGGCCAATGGCGAGGAAATTAGGACTTTGGTTGGTGGTGGTTTTTGCGGCGGCCGCAGCGGAGGTGGGAAGagctcaactgaaggagggtTTCTATGCCCAGACCTGCCCAAACGTCAAGAGCATCGTGGAGCAGGTGGTAACGACCAAGTTCGGCCAGACCTTCATCACCGTCCCCGGCACGCTCCGCCTCTTCTTCCACGATTGCTTCATCGAGGTGAATCCCTTTTCCTCCATGCATGCATTTCCGATCAtgctgcctcctcctcctctttcagTTTCATCTGATTAATCACACATACATAACCCTGGCAAGTAATAGCCTTTCGATCGCAATTCCAAAAGCCCTCAATCAATTGCTAATCCATTCGATGAACTCTCATTTCCACAATCTTTCGGATATTCGTCCAGTCTTACAccgtaatattttctttttcggtatatcttcatgaatatttttctttaagtaAAAAGGGAATTAGAATGTACATGGATTATCGTTACTTCTTCCACAATGTTACCCAAGTTTTTTAGACGGTCAAAATTGCCGCTCGTTCTTTGCCGGAGCTGAGCCGGAGTTTGAACATCTGGCGAGGTTCTATCCTAACATCGTACAAATTATGTCAATTACATAGAGGAATCATAAGTAACAAGAAGTTGACTTTGGAACACATGTTATACGTTTTCAATCATTTCATGGACAAAATGAGACGTTTCCATCTAGCCCAATATTTtcccgaccaaaaaaaaaactgcccCAATATTTTAACGAGCTTTCTCACAAAGCCCCAACCACGccttttgaattaattaatcGCAATTTGTCGAAATCAATTTGACAACAATTTAATTAAGGGAATCAAAAGCATTCCAAATGAAATTGCCAGAGAGAGATATTTTTCCAGGGGGCAGATAAGTGCATAACTAGTTGCACAAGACAATACGAgaacaattgaaagaaaatgaaattgaatcaCATGGATCAACAATCACGTTCACATTCACTCGTTATTAAGTCTTCGCGTATGAACAAAACTCTCATATATTCAAGTTAGAACTGACCCTTAAACGGGCATCATCGTGTTGATTTTCCTTATCTTGGACTTAATTTTGTGATGATTCGTCGGGCTTGGTCACGCATTAAACTAGGAGATATGTAAAAAGATTAGAAACCTTAAATCTATTCAGCGAACTCGCTTTTCAGGGTCCGACCTTGTTCGTAAGATATGTCCCGGGAGGTATGAATTAGTTCAGGATTACTTTAGATAAGAAACGCCTgatatgaattttcattcaatCACGGTTTCGGCTAGTTAATTTCGATGTTGTTTTTAAGGGATGTGATGCTTCGATTTTGATCTCGTCGCCTAACGGGGATGCTGAGAAAGACGCTCCGGATAATCAGTCTCTAGCCGGAGACGGGTTCGACACTGTTATCAAAGCGAAGCAAGCTGTTGAAGCGAGTTGCCCTGGCGTCGTGTCATGCGCGGACATCTTAGCCATAGCTGCTCGAGACGTAGTTGTCCTGGTAAGCAAGAACCTCCGTGGACAGTTCACCCTCGCAGCTCAATGTCGAGTCAAATGACTGTCATGCTCCAAGTCTTAACGTTTTCTCACTCGTTCAATGTGCATGAAAAATCTC of the Eucalyptus grandis isolate ANBG69807.140 chromosome 10, ASM1654582v1, whole genome shotgun sequence genome contains:
- the LOC104422712 gene encoding uncharacterized protein YciO isoform X1, which codes for MAVQPPVKNFHGERCGALSFLSSRSATQHAGAPNRSRFRSVVSLAPARRFAVVALAAKRSPKRLKYATPRFAKEGGLLYVEVDPLGGDSWKLDPVVDLLREGAVGVIPTDTTYAIVCDLKSHSAIERLRRIKDIAPSKPLSILCHSFHDIDTYTMGFPRGDDSGHMNIFRAVKHCLPGPYTFILTASKELPKQCTRYGTTAAKYAHRKSVGVRIPDDAICQAILERMDSPLISTSVKGPKDDEWMIDPVVIADSYGPEGLDFVVDGGIRVADPSTVVDMTGHYPKILRQGKGPKLPWMVAEDDEDLIAGAT
- the LOC104422712 gene encoding uncharacterized protein YciO isoform X2, which translates into the protein MAVQPPVKNFHGERCGALSFLSSRSATQHAGAPNRSRFRSVVSLAPARRFAVVALAAKRSPKRLKYATPRFAKEGGLLYVEVDPLGGDSWKLDPVVDLLREGAVGVIPTDTTYAIVCDLKSHSAIERLRRIKDIAPSKYTFILTASKELPKQCTRYGTTAAKYAHRKSVGVRIPDDAICQAILERMDSPLISTSVKGPKDDEWMIDPVVIADSYGPEGLDFVVDGGIRVADPSTVVDMTGHYPKILRQGKGPKLPWMVAEDDEDLIAGAT